One Numenius arquata chromosome 9, bNumArq3.hap1.1, whole genome shotgun sequence DNA window includes the following coding sequences:
- the NPPC gene encoding C-type natriuretic peptide: MQISPLLAGGLLLALLSVRLEAKPASQLPQKGSRGSAAAAGPPEAAAAAAEREKEREKERSGGGGGGGSGPREAREARSETRPRAGWARLLQDPPGRRHKGLHKKGLGKGCFGLKLDRIGAMSGLGC; this comes from the exons ATGCAGATCTCACCCTTGCTGGCTGGTGGACTTTTACTCGCTCTGCTCTCCGTCAGGCTGGAGGCGAAGCCGGCGTCTCAGCTCCCACAGAAG GGCTCCCGCGGCTCGGCAGCGGCGGCGGGTCCgcccgaggcggcggcggcggcggcggagcgggagaaggagcgggagaaggagcggagcggcggcggcggcggcggcggatcGGGCCCGCGGGAGGCGCGGGAGGCGCGGTCCGAGACCCGGCCGCGGGCGGGCTGGGCTCGGCTGCTGCAGGACCCGCCGGGCCGCCGCCACAAGGGTCTCCATAAGAAGGGGCTGGGCAAAGGCTGCTTCGGCCTCAAGCTGGACCGCATCGGCGCCATGAGCGGCCTCGGCTGCTGA
- the COPS7B gene encoding COP9 signalosome complex subunit 7b isoform X1, which yields MAGEQKPSCNLLEQFILLAKGTSGSALTALINQVLEAPGVYVFGELLELTNVQELAEGSNAAYFQLLNLFAYGTYPDYVANKDNLPELTATQKNKLKHLTIVSLASRMKCIPYSVLLKDLDMRNLRELEDLIIEAVYTDIIQGKLDQRNQVLEVDFCIGRDIQKKDISNIVKTLQEWCDGCEAVLLGIEQQVLRANQYKENHHRTQQQVEMEVTNIKKTLKATASSSAQEMEQQLVERECPPHTEQRQPTKKMSKVKGLVSSRH from the exons ATGGCAGGAGAACAGAAACCGTCCTGCAATCTTCTAGAGCAGTTTATTTTACTCGCCAAAGGTACAAGTGGCTCAGCTCTGACTGCTCTTATAAATCAAGTGCTGGAGGCTCCTGGGGTTTACGTCTTTGGAGAGCTGTTGGAGTTAACAAATGTGCAAGAG CTTGCTGAAGGGTCTAATGCTGCTTATTTCCAGTTGCTGAACCTGTTTGCGTATGGCACGTACCCAGACTATGTAG CAAACAAAGATAACCTGCCTGAATTAACAGCGACTcagaaaaacaagctgaaacACTTGACGATTGTAAGCCTGGCTTCCAGAATGAAG TGCATTCCCTATTCTGTGTTGCTGAAGGACCTGGATATGAGGAATCTGAGGGAGCTGGAAGATCTGATTATTGAAGCGGTTTATACAGATATTATCCAGGGAAAGTTGGATCAACGAAACCAGGTGCTAGAGGTGGATTTTTGTATCGGCAGAGACATTCAGAAGAAGGATATCAGCAACATTGTCAAAACACTCCAAGAATG GTGCGATGGTTGCGAAGCGGTTCTTTTAGGAATTGAGCAGCAAGTACTTAGAGCCAACCAATACAAAGAGAACCATCACCGAACTCAACAGCAGGTAGAGATGGAG GTCACAaacataaagaaaacattaaaagctaCAGCCTCATCGTCGGCACAGGAGATGGAACAGCAGCTGGTAGAGCGAGAATGCCCTCCACACACAGAACAAAGACAGCCCACAAAGAAGATGTCCAAAGTCaaagggctggtctccagccgtCACTAG
- the COPS7B gene encoding COP9 signalosome complex subunit 7b isoform X2, with protein sequence MAGEQKPSCNLLEQFILLAKGTSGSALTALINQVLEAPGVYVFGELLELTNVQECIPYSVLLKDLDMRNLRELEDLIIEAVYTDIIQGKLDQRNQVLEVDFCIGRDIQKKDISNIVKTLQEWCDGCEAVLLGIEQQVLRANQYKENHHRTQQQVEMEVTNIKKTLKATASSSAQEMEQQLVERECPPHTEQRQPTKKMSKVKGLVSSRH encoded by the exons ATGGCAGGAGAACAGAAACCGTCCTGCAATCTTCTAGAGCAGTTTATTTTACTCGCCAAAGGTACAAGTGGCTCAGCTCTGACTGCTCTTATAAATCAAGTGCTGGAGGCTCCTGGGGTTTACGTCTTTGGAGAGCTGTTGGAGTTAACAAATGTGCAAGAG TGCATTCCCTATTCTGTGTTGCTGAAGGACCTGGATATGAGGAATCTGAGGGAGCTGGAAGATCTGATTATTGAAGCGGTTTATACAGATATTATCCAGGGAAAGTTGGATCAACGAAACCAGGTGCTAGAGGTGGATTTTTGTATCGGCAGAGACATTCAGAAGAAGGATATCAGCAACATTGTCAAAACACTCCAAGAATG GTGCGATGGTTGCGAAGCGGTTCTTTTAGGAATTGAGCAGCAAGTACTTAGAGCCAACCAATACAAAGAGAACCATCACCGAACTCAACAGCAGGTAGAGATGGAG GTCACAaacataaagaaaacattaaaagctaCAGCCTCATCGTCGGCACAGGAGATGGAACAGCAGCTGGTAGAGCGAGAATGCCCTCCACACACAGAACAAAGACAGCCCACAAAGAAGATGTCCAAAGTCaaagggctggtctccagccgtCACTAG